From Ipomoea triloba cultivar NCNSP0323 chromosome 5, ASM357664v1, the proteins below share one genomic window:
- the LOC116019901 gene encoding DEAD-box ATP-dependent RNA helicase 7-like, which produces MPSVIVADAMASEASKDLKKKGKKTPKPAAETLDSEKKKSRRSKVDSESDSEGSSAEKKRSKKKEKKRKAAEIDSGDEQRSETSSELVEPVNFKAEKKKKAKLMEAVGSYEEEEEKEEDPNAITNFRISKPLREALKAKGIEALFKIQAMTFDTILDGTDLVGRARTGQGKTLAFVLPILESLTNGPAKATRKTGYGRPPSVLVLLPTRELALQVFTDFEMYGGALGLTSCCLYGNTPYAQQENKLRRGVDIVVGTPGRVKDHIMRGNMDLTSLKFRVLDEVDEMLRIGFVEDVEFILGKVEDLKQVQTLLFSATLQDWVKHIASKFLKPDKKTVDIVGNEKMKASTSVRHIIIPCSISARSQLIPDIIRCYSSGGRTIIFTETKGYASELAGLLPGARALHGDIQQSQREVTLAGFRSGKFLTLVATNVAARGLDIDNVQLIIQCEPPRDVEAYIHRSGRTGRAGNTGVAVMLYDPKKSNISRIERESGVKFEHIAAPQPADIAKAIGEEAAVQIAGISDSVIPAFKAAAENLLNTSDLSPADLLAKALAKAAGYTEIKSRSLLTSMENYVTLQLESGKPVYSPSFVYNVLRRFLSEETAESIKGLTLTADGTGAVFDVSTEDVDTFIEGAKKAYDISLEVVKTLPPLQEREQSRGGGRFGGGGRFGGGGRGFSGGRGGRFSGGRGGFSDRRRGGGSGGRGHKW; this is translated from the exons ATGCCTTCCGTCATTGTTGCTGACGCCATGGCCTCCGAAGCCTCAAAAGACCTGAAGAAGAAGGGGAAGAAGACTCCCAAACCCGCCGCTGAAACCCTAGACTCTGAGAAGAAGAAGTCAAGGCGTAGTAAGGTTGATTCGGAGTCTGATTCCGAGGGGAGCTCCGCGGAGAAGAAGCGGAgtaagaagaaggagaagaagcgGAAGGCGGCCGAGATTGATAGCGGCGATGAGCAGAGGAGCGAGACCAGCTCCGAGTTGGTGGAGCCGGTGAACTTCAAGgcggaaaagaaaaagaaggccAAGTTGATGGAGGCGGTTGGTAGttatgaggaggaggaggagaaggaggAGGATCCGAACGCGATTACCAATTTCCGGATTTCCAAGCCTCTCAGAGAGGCTTTGAAAGCTAAGGGAATTGAGGCGTTATTTAAGATTCAAGCTATGACCTTTGATACCATTTTGGATGGTACTGATTTGGTCGGTAGGGCTCGTACTGGTCAG GGTAAAACACTGGCCTTTGTTTTGCCAATTCTGGAGTCCTTAACTAATGGTCCAGCTAAAGCTACCAGGAAGACTGGGTATGGTAGACCTCCCAGTGTTCTGGTGCTTTTACCTACCAGGGAGCTCGCTCTTCAG GTTTTTACTGACTTTGAGATGTATGGTGGGGCATTGGGGCTAACTTCTTGTTGCTTGTATGGTAATACACCTTATGcacaacaagaaaataaattgagAAGAGGAGTTGACATTGTAGTTGGAACTCCTGGACGGGTCAAG GATCATATAATGAGGGGAAATATGGACTTGACCTCTTTGAAGTTTCGTGTCCTTGATGAAGTTGATGAAATGCTGAGGATTGGTTTTGTTGAGGATGTTGAATTTATTCTAG GCAAGGTGGAAGATTTGAAACAAGTTCAAACACTCCTTTTCAGTGCAACATTGCAGGATTGGGTGAAGCAT ATTGCCTCTAAGTTCCTCAAGCCTGATAAGAAGACGGTAGACATCGTTGGCAATGAGAAAATGAAGGCTAGCACTAGTGTCAGACATATTATTATTCCATGCTCTATCTCAGCCAGATCTCAACTTATTCCTGATATTATTCGATGCTATAGCAG TGGAGGTCGCACTATTATTTTTACTGAAACAAAGGGTTATGCATCTGAGCTTGCTGGGTTGTTGCCTGGGGCCCGGGCTTTGCATGGAGACATACAACAGTCCCAACGTGAG GTTACACTTGCTGGTTTCAGATCAGGCAAGTTCTTGACATTAGTAGCCACTAATGTGGCAGCACGTGGGTTGGACATTGACAATGTCCAGTTAATTATCCAG TGTGAACCCCCACGTGATGTAGAAGCTTATATTCATCGATCTGGAAGAACAGGAAGGGCAG GAAATACCGGTGTTGCTGTAATGCTTTATGATCCTAAGAAGTCCAACATTTCTAGGATAGAAAGGGAATCTGGTGTTAAGTTTGAGCATATTGCTGCTCCACAGCCAGCTGATATTGCTAAAGCTATTGGTGAAGAAGCTGCAGTACAAATTGCTGGAATTTCTGAtag tGTAATACCGGCATTCAAGGCTGCTGCTGAGAATCTGCTAAATACCTCTGATCTGTCACCAGCAGATTTGCTTGCAAAGGCACTGGCCAAGGCTGCA GGATATACTGAGATCAAGAGCCGGTCACTTCTCACTTCCATGGAGAACTATGTTACTCTACAACTTGAGAGTGGGAAGCCTGTCTATTCACCCTC GTTTGTATATAATGTCTTGAGGAGGTTCTTATCTGAAGAGACAGCTGAATCAATCAAAGGCTTGACTTTAACAGCTGATGGGACGGGGGCAGTTTTTGATGTGTCTACTGAGGATGTAGATACCTTCATAGAAG GTGCTAAAAAAGCATATGATATAAGTCTGGAAGTTGTGAAAACATTGCCTCCATTGCAAGAAAGGGAACAGAGTCGAGGTGGTGGTCGATTTGGAGGCGGTGGTAGATTTGGAGGTGGTGGTCGTGGCTTCTCCGGTGGGAGAGGTGGCCGCTTCTCCGGTGGAAGAGGGGGATTTTCTGATCGAAGAAGGGGAGGTGGTAGTGGTGGAAGAGGCCACAAATGGTGA